The Planktothrix agardhii NIES-204 genomic interval CCGGTTTGGTTTAGGATTAATTCCCGCCATACTCCAGGGTCAAAAATATGTCGAAGAAATGGATAAATATTCTTTCTCCGAATGGCTGAAACTCCAGAATGTTCCGCCCAGGGTTGAGAAAGAAGTGTTTATTGCTATGTCTAAAGCCCTGAATTTTATCAATCCCGATGAAATCTCCTCCACGGTAATTTTAACTGCCCTAAACCGTTTTCTTCAAGAAAAGAACGGCTCTAAAATGGCATTTTTAGATGGTTCTCCCACGGAACGTCTGTGTCAACCTTTGGTTGATTACATCACCGAACGGGGGGGAGAAGTGCGTTTGAATGCTCCAATTAAAGAATTCTTACTCAACCCAGATGGAAGCGTTACCGGATTCTTAATTCGCGGGTTAGATGATACCGCCGACGAAGTTTTAACGGCCGATCTCTACGTTTGCGCCATGCCCGTTGACCCCCTGAAGGTGATGTTACCCCAACCTTGGCAACAAATGGACTATTTCAAACAGCTAGAGGGCTTAGAAGGGGTTCCAGTAATTAACGTGCATTTGTGGTTCGATCGTAAGTTAACAAATGTTGACCATTTGCTGTTTTCCCGTTCTCCCCTACTCAGCGTCTATGCGGATATGAGTAATACCTGTAAAGAGTATTCCCATCCTGACCGTTCTATGTTGGAATTGGTATTGGCTCCGGCAAAGGATTGGATTAGTAAATCGGATCAGGAAATCGTGGCAGCGACGATGGCAGAGTTGGAAACACTGTTTCCCGAGGAAATTCCCCATAAAGCCAAATTGCTAAAATCCCACGTCGTGAAAACCCCCCGTTCGGTTTATAAAGCAACCCCGGGAAGGCAGGCCCATCGTCCCTCCCAAAGAACGCCGATCCCTAATTTCTATCTGAGTGGAGACTACACGATGCAGCGTTATCTCGCCAGTATGGAAGGGGCTGTGCTTTCTGGTAAGCTAACTGCACAGGCGATTCAAGAAGATCTCACTTCTAATCGTTTTCCGGCTTTAGCGACTCCCGATATTAATGTTGCTTCCCCAACTTCTATCCCTTCCTAGCTTATCCACTGTCGGTCAGCAGAATAACGAATGCTACAACTTTCTAAAACTCCGTGCATGAGAACTCTGGCATCTTTGGAAGACTCCTATGAACTCTGCCGTCAGGTTACTGCGGAGTATGCCAAAACGTTTTATTTAGGGACTCAATTGATGCCATCGGCCAAGCGTCGAGCTATCTGGGCTATCTATGTTTGGTGTCGTCGAACTGATGAGTTAGTCGATGGGCCAATGGCAGCGACGACGACGGAGGAAACCTTAGATCGTTGGGAAGAACACCTAGAGGCATTGTTTGCCGGACATCCGAGGGATGATGTAGATGTGGCTTTGGTGGATACCCTCCATCGTTTCCCGTTGGATATTCAACCCTTTAAAGATATGATTGCGGGTCAACGGATGGATTTATACCGCAACCGCTATCAGACGTTTCAGGAGTTGGAACTCTATTGTTATCGGGTGGCGGGGACGGTGGGGTTAATGTCAACGGCGGTGATGGGTATAGAACCTCCTATTGTTACCCCTTGGAATCCTAACCCAGAAATTATAATTCCTGATCAAGAGGCGATCGCTTTAGGAATTGCCAATCAACTCACCAATATTCTGCGGGATGTGGGGGAAGATGCGCGACGGGGCCGAATTTATTTACCCCTAGATGATTTAGCTTTATTTAACTATACAGAAGCGGATTTATTCCAGGGGATTGTGGATGAGCGTTGGCGAGGATTAATGCGCTTTGAAATTCAGAGGGCGCGGAAATTCTATGTTGAAGCGGAAAGAGGAATTAGTGTTTTAAATCAGGATATTCGCGGGCCTGTTTGGACGGCGTTA includes:
- the crtB gene encoding phytoene synthase, giving the protein MRTLASLEDSYELCRQVTAEYAKTFYLGTQLMPSAKRRAIWAIYVWCRRTDELVDGPMAATTTEETLDRWEEHLEALFAGHPRDDVDVALVDTLHRFPLDIQPFKDMIAGQRMDLYRNRYQTFQELELYCYRVAGTVGLMSTAVMGIEPPIVTPWNPNPEIIIPDQEAIALGIANQLTNILRDVGEDARRGRIYLPLDDLALFNYTEADLFQGIVDERWRGLMRFEIQRARKFYVEAERGISVLNQDIRGPVWTALILYRQILDAIERNHYDVFSKRAYVPKVRKMISLPIALLRSKVL
- the crtP gene encoding phytoene desaturase, plant-type, producing the protein MRVAIAGAGLAGLACAKYLTDLGHTPIVLERRDVLGGKVAAWKDEDGDWYETGLHIFFGAYPNVLQLFKELDIEDRLQWKEHSMIFNQPEKPGTYSRFDFPDLPAPINGMVAILRNNDMLTWSEKIRFGLGLIPAILQGQKYVEEMDKYSFSEWLKLQNVPPRVEKEVFIAMSKALNFINPDEISSTVILTALNRFLQEKNGSKMAFLDGSPTERLCQPLVDYITERGGEVRLNAPIKEFLLNPDGSVTGFLIRGLDDTADEVLTADLYVCAMPVDPLKVMLPQPWQQMDYFKQLEGLEGVPVINVHLWFDRKLTNVDHLLFSRSPLLSVYADMSNTCKEYSHPDRSMLELVLAPAKDWISKSDQEIVAATMAELETLFPEEIPHKAKLLKSHVVKTPRSVYKATPGRQAHRPSQRTPIPNFYLSGDYTMQRYLASMEGAVLSGKLTAQAIQEDLTSNRFPALATPDINVASPTSIPS